A DNA window from Bacteroides cellulosilyticus contains the following coding sequences:
- a CDS encoding response regulator transcription factor, whose product MNDYRILVVDDEEDLCEILKFNLENEGYEVDTAHSAEEALKMDIGSYSLLLLDVMMGEISGFKMASLLKKDKKTAQVPIIFITAKDTENDTVTGFNLGADDYISKPFSLREVIARVKAVLRRTQQGEPERAPEQISYKTLVIDIVKKKVSIDGEEAPLTKKEFEILLLLLQSKGRVFSREDILARIWSDEVYVLDRTIDVNITRLRKKIGIYGKCIVTRLGYGYCFEAE is encoded by the coding sequence ATGAACGATTATCGTATTTTAGTTGTAGACGATGAAGAGGACCTTTGCGAGATCCTGAAATTCAACCTTGAAAATGAAGGGTATGAAGTGGACACGGCCCACTCCGCCGAAGAGGCGTTGAAAATGGATATCGGTAGCTACAGCTTGTTGCTACTGGACGTGATGATGGGAGAAATATCCGGTTTCAAAATGGCCAGCTTACTAAAAAAAGATAAGAAGACCGCTCAGGTACCCATTATATTCATCACCGCCAAGGATACGGAAAATGATACGGTAACCGGCTTCAATCTGGGAGCTGATGATTACATCTCCAAACCTTTCTCTCTGCGTGAAGTCATCGCACGCGTCAAAGCTGTATTGCGCCGCACCCAGCAAGGAGAACCGGAACGGGCACCGGAGCAAATCAGCTACAAGACGTTAGTCATTGATATTGTGAAAAAGAAAGTTAGTATCGACGGGGAGGAAGCCCCTCTCACCAAAAAAGAATTTGAGATATTACTTTTACTCCTCCAGAGCAAGGGACGCGTATTCTCCCGCGAAGATATACTGGCACGGATATGGAGCGACGAGGTCTATGTGTTGGACCGCACCATCGATGTGAATATCACCCGTTTGCGTAAGAAAATAGGTATTTATGGTAAATGCATCGTAACTCGCTTAGGATATGGATACTGCTTCGAAGCTGAATAA